Proteins encoded together in one Gemmatimonadaceae bacterium window:
- a CDS encoding helix-turn-helix domain-containing protein, whose translation MQLSIAVPAYHVARVRNVAPPGCAAVVVGQLVQLEAAMRANGADIVVLDPLLDQSLDEPQLLQTVRRHACVRWLLYTQLRPDTARLLLDLGGAGVRSAVFAGVDDSTHHLSAALGELVRASITHRAQARLVALLAPLPRRLRAAVEQGIHDDDARADVSVIATRACMTRRTVERHFMRAGLPTPKIILRAARVLTAYRLLYDGIRTCDGVAKTLGYGKASTLRADLKRTFGVHARALPDAPAPEMAIEALLDAPLSEAARNTVDTPRAAVAR comes from the coding sequence ATGCAGCTGAGCATCGCCGTACCGGCGTATCATGTCGCCAGGGTGCGGAACGTGGCGCCGCCGGGGTGCGCCGCCGTCGTCGTGGGCCAGCTCGTCCAGCTCGAGGCCGCCATGCGCGCGAACGGCGCCGACATTGTCGTGCTCGATCCGCTGCTCGACCAATCGCTGGACGAGCCGCAGCTGCTCCAGACCGTACGCCGCCACGCGTGCGTGCGCTGGCTGTTGTACACGCAGCTGCGGCCGGACACGGCGCGTCTGCTGCTCGACCTCGGCGGCGCCGGCGTCCGCAGCGCGGTCTTCGCCGGCGTCGACGACTCGACCCACCACCTGTCGGCTGCGTTAGGCGAGCTCGTTCGCGCATCCATCACCCATCGCGCGCAGGCGCGCCTCGTGGCGCTGCTCGCCCCGCTCCCACGCCGGCTGCGCGCGGCCGTCGAACAGGGCATCCACGATGACGACGCGCGCGCCGACGTCTCGGTGATCGCAACGCGCGCCTGCATGACCCGCCGCACCGTGGAACGACACTTCATGCGCGCCGGCCTGCCGACGCCCAAGATCATTCTGCGCGCCGCGCGCGTGCTCACGGCGTATCGGCTGCTCTACGACGGCATCCGCACGTGCGACGGCGTGGCCAAGACGTTGGGCTACGGCAAAGCGAGTACGCTGCGCGCCGACCTCAAGCGCACGTTCGGCGTGCACGCGCGCGCCTTGCCGGATGCGCCCGCGCCCGAGATGGCGATCGAGGCCTTGCTCGACGCGCCCCTGTCGGAGGCAGCGCGCAACACGGTGGACACGCCGCGGGCCGCAGTGGCGCGTTAG
- a CDS encoding PQQ-dependent sugar dehydrogenase has protein sequence MRDFAGAGMRSRRGRATGVALATVAVMACGGSQKAPKSAGDSTAAAANATPKGCDAGNGGITLPPGFCASVFADKLDHPRHLVVAPNGVVYVNTWHPRRGGEGGNNDSAWRGGAIVALRDTTGDGHADVTDSFGDSATAGGHGGTGIALHGNSLYAEESDRIERYALPSAGIVPAGKPAVIVSGMPLGGNHPMHAFAIDSSGAIFVEMGSATNACQVRDRTLHSPGHMPCTELATRGGIWRFDGNRTGQRFSPSARYATGIRNAVGIAFTPNGELFSTQHGRDQLAGNWPERYTNEQSAELPAEELLHIEKGADYGWPYCYFDGAQKKLMLAPEYGGDGKKEGICATKRGPVAFFPGHWAPDGLTFYGGSSFPSHYKGGAFIAFHGSWNRAPLPQAGYLVAFVPFDGDTVSAPYEIFADGFAGANKQPDAAAHRPTGVAVGPDGALYISDDAHGRVWRVTYHGAGGR, from the coding sequence ATGCGGGATTTTGCGGGAGCGGGGATGAGAAGTCGGCGGGGCCGCGCGACGGGCGTCGCGCTCGCGACCGTCGCGGTGATGGCCTGCGGCGGGTCGCAGAAAGCGCCGAAGTCCGCGGGCGACTCGACGGCGGCAGCGGCGAACGCCACGCCCAAGGGATGCGACGCCGGCAACGGCGGCATCACGCTGCCCCCGGGGTTCTGCGCCTCGGTGTTCGCCGACAAGCTCGACCACCCGCGCCACCTGGTGGTTGCGCCTAACGGAGTCGTCTACGTGAACACGTGGCACCCGCGCCGGGGCGGCGAAGGCGGCAACAATGACAGCGCCTGGAGGGGCGGCGCCATTGTCGCGCTCCGCGACACCACCGGCGATGGGCACGCCGATGTCACCGACTCCTTCGGCGACAGCGCCACGGCCGGCGGCCACGGCGGCACGGGCATCGCGCTGCACGGCAACTCCCTCTACGCCGAGGAGTCCGACCGCATCGAGCGGTACGCGCTGCCCAGCGCCGGCATCGTGCCCGCGGGAAAACCGGCCGTCATCGTGTCCGGCATGCCGTTAGGCGGCAACCATCCGATGCACGCCTTCGCCATCGATTCCTCCGGGGCGATCTTCGTCGAGATGGGCTCGGCCACCAACGCCTGCCAGGTGCGAGACCGCACGCTCCATTCGCCGGGCCACATGCCGTGCACGGAGCTCGCGACGCGCGGCGGCATCTGGCGCTTCGACGGCAATCGCACCGGCCAGCGGTTCTCGCCGTCGGCGCGGTACGCCACCGGCATCCGCAACGCCGTCGGCATCGCCTTCACGCCTAACGGAGAGCTCTTCTCGACCCAGCACGGCCGCGATCAATTGGCGGGCAACTGGCCGGAACGCTACACCAACGAGCAGAGCGCCGAGCTCCCCGCGGAAGAGCTGCTGCACATCGAGAAGGGCGCCGACTACGGCTGGCCCTACTGCTACTTCGATGGCGCGCAAAAGAAGCTGATGCTCGCGCCCGAGTACGGGGGCGATGGAAAGAAAGAAGGGATCTGCGCGACCAAACGCGGGCCGGTCGCGTTCTTTCCCGGTCACTGGGCGCCGGATGGCCTCACGTTCTACGGCGGCTCGTCATTCCCATCGCACTACAAGGGCGGGGCATTCATCGCGTTCCACGGCTCGTGGAATCGCGCGCCGCTGCCGCAAGCCGGCTACCTGGTGGCCTTCGTCCCGTTCGACGGCGACACGGTGAGTGCGCCGTACGAGATTTTCGCCGATGGCTTCGCCGGAGCGAACAAGCAGCCGGATGCGGCGGCGCATCGGCCGACCGGTGTCGCCGTGGGCCCCGACGGGGCACTGTACATCAGCGACGATGCCCACGGCCGCGTGTGGCGCGTGACGTATCATGGCGCCGGCGGCCGCTAG